Proteins encoded together in one Penicillium digitatum chromosome 1, complete sequence window:
- a CDS encoding Acetylserotonin methytransferase-like protein (ASMTL), putative — protein MTDSKEAFLSHIEEFDTTESDPPPAYETPLLKVNRGAPLPRPPPLDLPVLNSLRSQRVILASQSPRRKQIISFLGLPNIEIIPSNASEDLPKSLSPFEYVLATATKKAHAVYEKETNDETKREPALILAADTVVVDPSTGSILEKPRSEAHHMAMLRSLRDARNHKVYTALVAMAPLASARDPGYAIESTVEETSVRFDIDVTDELIMAYVRTREGADKAGGYGLQGLGSILVEKIDGSYDNVIGLPLKATLRVIETVMLKADDDKGLPGDGEESEDEE, from the coding sequence ATGACAGACTCCAAAGAAGCCTTTCTGTCCCACATAGAAGAATTTGACACCACTGAGTCCGACCCACCCCCAGCCTACGAAACACCTCTCTTGAAAGTTAACCGCGGGGCACCTCTTCCACGCCCGCCACCCCTCGATCTCCCAGTCCTGAACAGCCTCCGCAGCCAGCGCGTAATCCTCGCCTCGCAGTCACCACGCCGAAAGCAAATAATCTCCTTCCTGGGCCTCCCGAACATAGAAATCATTCCCTCGAACGCCTCAGAAGATCTACCAAAAAGCCTAAGCCCATTCGAGTATGTGCTagcaacagcaacgaaaAAGGCCCATGCTGTCtatgaaaaagaaaccaacgACGAGACCAAGAGAGAGCCAGCCTTAATCCTAGCCGCAGACACGGTCGTCGTCGACCCGTCCACCGGCTCGATCCTCGAAAAGCCTCGCTCCGAAGCACACCACATGGCTATGCTGCGCTCGCTACGTGATGCCCGAAACCACAAGGTCTATACGGCGCTTGTGGCTATGGCTCCTTTGGCTAGTGCGCGGGACCCGGGGTATGCCATTGAGAGTACCGTTGAGGAGACATCGGTGCGGTTTGATATCGATGTTACGGATGAGTTGATTATGGCTTATGTGCGTACGCGTGAGGGCGCGGATAAAGCCGGTGGCTATGGGTTGCAGGGGCTTGGGTCTATTCTtgttgagaagattgatgGCAGTTATGACAATGTGATTGGGTTGCCGCTCAAGGCGACGCTCAGAGTTATTGAAACTGTCATGCTGAAGGCGGATGATGACAAGGGGCTGCCTGGGGATGGCGAGGAgagtgaggatgaggaatGA
- a CDS encoding Glutathione-dependent formaldehyde-activating enzyme/centromere protein V encodes MAFNPLRGSCSCGRNEYQIHIPDDVTTHAEVYFDSSRDNRRFHGTPLSAWLRVPLGWYQSHTRSFFPDESHSSIRRIHSPRHAPQTQRVFCGYCGTPLTFWTEEPLEESNFLSVTIGSLLVDDQRALDDLGLLPRDFDEETPPAGIFTSSEIAPASETASSSAIAPLSKDFADISRSLQHGRTGGIPWFEEMVEGSRLGRLMRAQRGMGRSVEQSTSVQWEFSEWHDDGTGTGGFLQQDSDSSGHFRRNKKRVNQDDAQIESPPKRAG; translated from the exons ATGGCCTTCAATCCGCTCCGCGGCTCATGCTCTTGTGGCCGAAACGAATACCAAATTCATATCCCGGATGATGTAACAACTCACGCCGAAGTGTACTTCGACAGCAGCCGAGACAATC GTCGATTTCACGGCACACCTCTTTCGGCGTGGCTAAGAGTGCCTCTTGGTTGGTACCAATCCCACACTCGGTCCTTCTTCCCAGATGAATCACACTCTTCTATTCGCCGCATTCATTCGCCCCGCCATGCACCTCAAACCCAGCGTGTCTTCTGTGGCTACTGCGGTACACCCTTGACATTCTGGACAGAGGAGCCCCTCGAAGAGTCTAACTTCCTGTCTGTCACGATTGGAAGTCTGCTAGTGGATGACCAACGCGCATTGGATGATCTAGGATTGCTTCCTCGGGACTTTGACGAGGAAACTCCCCCCGCAGGTATCTTCACCTCATCCGAGATAGCGCCAGCCTCCGAAACCGCTTCATCTTCGGCAATTGCTCCGCTATCTAAGGATTTTGCGGATATTTCAAGGAGTCTACAGCACGGCAGAACTGGGGGGATCCCTTGGTTTGAAGAGATGGTAGAAGGGAGCCGTTTAGGTCGTTTGATGCGTGCCCAGCGTGGCATGGGACGCAGTGTTGAACAATCGACTTCAGTCCAGTGGGAATTTAgcgaatggcatgatgatgGAACCGGTACAGGTGGGTTTCTACAACAGGATTCGGACTCCAGCGGACACTTTAGGAGAAACAAGAAGCGGGTGAACCAGGACGATGCTCAGATTGAGTCTCCACCAAAGCGAGCAGGATGA
- a CDS encoding Fungal transcriptional regulatory protein, N-terminal: MFRDESKSVIRKAVAALTHKNKQAERSRRTAIPEGNTLRSRLSFPVEQDFDFNSDPQHVYLMRQLRNYPLEVQPSHELEATKYEAVCYLLRSNAIPSSFWTKSYEGMCGCYCHGYALATDIEEAKTIQTLSAVALLAVYEIITSRAPENIDGWTNHINGATALLDLRGTDQLKTNAGLHFFLYLQYRIIISCLQRDERVPESLLHCTEIAMFLDPAQAHGNRLVMIIGKLSNLRADIRINEYKNEREILTTALAIEANLIAWLAALPPELIYTTHISSPFDFAIQKQFRGISPYDDHYHVYPSLWVCSLWNQYRSARILVGEIILTHVRKLSDSSSSALLSEEFHVQCRTLRLTTRRLAVEICRSVPFHFNVHLVDKESNIPPPESYIGGLVLLWHLFVAGIVESPQHRLRRWVVKCLEMIGNSIGIDLALAVADIVAADPGILLSVTEADTPEVFSAPDLAREM; encoded by the exons ATGTTTCGTGACGAAAGCAAATCAGTAATCCGAAAGGCGGTTGCGGCTTTGACACATAAGAACAAACAAGCAGAGCGGTCGCGTCGCACTGCAATCCCAGAAGGGAACACTCTGCGGTCTAGGCTCAGTTTCCCGGTGGAGCAAGACTTTGATTTCAACTCTGATCCACAGCATGTCTACTTGATGCGACAGCTCAGAAATTACCCGTTGGAGGTCCAGCCGTCACATGAGCTCGAAGCCACCAAGTATGAAGCAGTCTGTTATCTCCTGCGATCCAATGCCATCCCCAGCAGTTTCTGGACTA AGAGCTATGAGGGCATGTGTGGTTGCTACTGCCACGGCTATGCTCTCGCGA CCGACATAGAGGAGGCGAAAACAATTCAAACTTTAAGTGCTGTCGCACTGCTTGCCGTATACGAA ATTATCACATCAAGAGCCCCGGAAAATATTGACGGTTGGACTAACCATATCAATGGGGCAACAGCCCTGCTCGATTTACGGGGCACTGATCAACTTAAGACCAACGCCGGtcttcacttttttttgtatcTTCAGTATCGGATT ATCATCAGTTGCCTACAACGAGACGAACGAGTGCCTGAATCGCTACTCCACTGCACAGAAATCGCGATGTTTCTTGACCCAGCACAAGCTCACGGCAATCGACTAGTTATGATAATTGGCAAACTATCGAACCTTCGCGCAGACATCCGCATCAATGAGTATAAAAATGAGCGGGAAATCCTAACAACAGCGTTGGCCATCGAAGCCAATTTAATTGCCTGGCTAGCAGCTCTTCCTCCCGAACTTATCTACACCACCCATATAAGCTCCCCCTTTGACTTTGCCATCCAAAAGCAATTCCGAGGTATATCGCCCTACGACGATCACTACCACGTGTACCCCTCCCTCTGGGTTTGCAGTTTGTGGAACCAATACCGCAGCGCACGAATCTTGGTCGGCGAAATCATACTTACCCATGTCCGAAAACTATCCGACAGTTCCTCTTCGGCCTTGCTATCTGAAGAGTTTCATGTCCAATGCAGGACGCTGCGATTAACGACCCGGCGGTTGGCCGTGGAGATCTGTCGCAGTGTTCCATTTCATTTCAACGTCCACCTGGTAGATAAGGAGTCTAATATCCCGCCACCTGAAAGTTACATTGGGGGTCTAGTGCTCCTATGGCATCTGTTTGTCGCCGGGATTGTTGAGAGCCCCCAACATAGGCTGCGCCGCTGGGTGGTCAAGTGTCTGGAAATGATTGGAAACTCAATAGGCATTGACCTGGCATTGGCAGTGGCGGATATAGTCGCTGCTGATCCTGGAATTTTACTTTCTGTCACCGAAGCAGACACTCCTGAAGTGTTCAGTGCGCCTGATCTGGCGAGAGAAATGTAG
- a CDS encoding Helix-loop-helix DNA-binding gives MAVGLIASYRPPASLGFLSLPSKFSYCLPITVASPLYALPLRTLRTIVLAIQAIQSKLRAPNPAYPRRIYPTPSVSLKILQSSSTTMNPEDDHDRSSSTPNGTSKQGLAQDKDKPRLTDQEKKSNHIASEQKRRAAIREGFDRLTELVPGLEGQGRSESIVLQKTVDFIHVKLQERHDLIAEIESKGGRVDDSFRPT, from the coding sequence ATGGCCGTTGGCCTTATCGCTTCCTATCGCCCTCCCGCGTCTCTCGGcttcctctctctcccttcCAAATTCTCCTATTGCCTACCGATTACAGTCGCCTCCCCCCTCTATGCCTTACCTCTTCGAACACTCAGAACAATAGTGTTAGCCATCCAAGCCATCCAATCGAAACTGCGAGCCCCGAACCCTGCATACCCTCGGCGCATCTACCCTACGCCCTCAGTTTCTCTCAAAATCCTCCAGTCATCAAGCACCACGATGAATCCAGAGGATGACCACGATCGGTCGTCCTCGACACCAAATGGGACATCTAAGCAGGGATTAGCCCAGGACAAGGACAAACCTCGTCTTAccgatcaagaaaaaaaaagcaatcaCATTGCCTCGGAGCAAAAGCGACGCGCAGCCATTCGCGAAGGCTTCGATCGCCTGACAGAACTGGTGCCCGGTCTAGAGGGACAGGGCCGGAGTGAGAGCATTGTTCTGCAGAAGACCGTGGATTTTATCCATGTGAAGCTACAAGAACGTCACGATCTTATCGCAGAGATCGAGAGCAAAGGCGGCCGAGTGGACGACTCTTTCCGCCCAACGTGA
- a CDS encoding von Willebrand factor, type A produces the protein MGTHEKTSLWHSLSSNHRKERKERKEHKDRKAEISTIARTTVITPAHFPSWPRGRINSSNTSNILGEQPSNLPPPYVDAVIPTIRISAPEEPEPDSQYAFLGTFHTIFLVDDSSSMRGELWNEAKDALAAITPVCTKYDSEGIDIYFINHRSKSNTNLNYNYSPSRCPKLDAGGYHNIRTAQRVSEIFSSVRPSGGTGVGRRLFEILDPYTKLVEAKEAERRAQKGPSGPGLLVKPINIITITDGVFTDDAESVIIKTAQVLDGPSCRAIPWQVGIQFFQIGNDEMARQYLEVLDKDLGSRCHALHLRDIVDTVPWRNRAGECLDGYGILKTVLGAVHKRLDRDWEC, from the coding sequence ATGGGCACTCATGAAAAGACATCTCTATGGCACTCTCTCTCATCCAACCATCGGAAAGAGCGCAAAGAGCGCAAAGAGCACAAAGACCGCAAAGCAGAGATATCCACCATAGCAAGAACCACTGTGATCACACCAGCACATTTTCCATCATGGCCCCGAGGCCGCATCAATAGCTCCAATACATCGAACATCCTAGGAGAGCAGCCGTCAAATCTTCCACCACCGTACGTGGACGCAGTGATCCCCACAATCAGAATCAGCGCTCCCGAAGAGCCGGAACCCGATTCTCAGTACGCCTTCCTCGGTACATTTCACACAATCTTTTTGGTAGACGATAGCTCTAGCATGAGGGGCGAACTTTGGAACGAAGCCAAAGATGCCCTCGCAGCGATCACGCCAGTCTGCACCAAATACGACAGTGAGGGAATCGACATCTACTTTATCAATCACCGGTCCAAGTCCAACACCAACTTGAATTATAATTACAGCCCCAGCCGATGCCCCAAACTCGATGCCGGTGGATATCACAACATCAGGACCGCGCAACGTGTGAGCGAGATCTTCTCCTCCGTCAGACCCTCTGGCGGAACAGGAGTTGGTCGTCGTCTGTTTGAAATTTTGGACCCATATACCAAGTTGGTGGAAGCAAAGGAGGCAGAGAGGCGAGCGCAAAAGGGCCCATCTGGCCCGGGCTTGTTGGTTAAGCCGATCAATATCATCACAATTACCGATGGGGTgtttacggatgatgcggAGAGCGTTATCATTAAGACGGCTCAGGTACTGGATGGACCTTCTTGTCGTGCTATTCCATGGCAGGTTGGGATTCAGTTCTTTCAGATTGGGAATGATGAGATGGCTCGGCAGTACTTGGAGGTTTTGGATAAAGACCTTGGGAGTCGGTGCCATGCCTTACATCTAAGAGATATTGTTGATACTGTTCCTTGGAGAAATCGGGCTGGAGAATGCTTGGATGGGTATGGGATTTTAAAGACTGTGCTTGGAGCCGTTCACAAGAGGTTGGATCGAGATTGGGAGTGTTAG